CGTCTTCTGCTTATCTTTTCCAGAACGTCGTTGATTTTAAGAACACATCGTTGCGAATAACAAAGACGCCGAACGAAAAACTTACCTTGAGTCGCTCGGTGCAACAAGGCATGGCAGCGAAAATATCGTAGCTGTACATTGTACCAAGGACTAAGCTAGATCCGTCCCACGGCTGAGTACAGCAACGACAACGTACGGGTTGGCCACCGCTGCCTTCCAGGCAGCTCATACACACAGCGGACAAAAATTGCGTGCGACCTTCGACCTTAACCTGAAACAGCAATCACATCATGGTCACAGGTTCACATTCCAGCTAACTGTAGAATatgaaaaatatgcaaaaatatgaaagaattgTTTCTCGTTTCAATTCGATGTTAAACACTTTACTAAAGCGTTCGGAGTACTTTGATTTATCGAGATAAGAGCAAGATTAAGAACATAAGAATTGGAAGATCGTAGACACAGTGAATTCGACGCGACTGGAGATTTAAAATCGTCCGAGAACTACAGGAACGGTGATTGAAACTTCGAATTACCTCCGCGCAGGCGGACGAGTGTTGTCTGGGTGACAAGAAGAAAGTACCATCCACCAAGGGATACCTGTCGAAGACGAGCATGGGTGCTCGACAAAGGACGCAGGAAACTCTGGACCATTGTAGCGCGGCCAGCGTCGACAGGATGAAGCATCTGGTATCATCGTTGCCATGATTGCCCTCGTCTTCCATCTGTAACAAGAGAAAAATAAATCGTGAGCGAGTTTCGACAACATACTCGAAAGAAGCATCGTAAAGGAGAGCACAGTCGATTAAATCCGTTCATCgtaaaggaagaaaaaggggATGAAGGCATAAAACGCGAAGGTTCTCTCGATAAACTAAATAAAAAGCATTTTCGTGCGCAATCTCGTTCACAGTTCGCTCGACAGCGACATATCGTACGGGATCGATAATTTAAACGCGGAATTACCCATTTCGCGGGTCGTGCGAACGTTGCGATAACGTTGGAATAGCGAAACAAAGAACAAATATTCGTTTGGATTCGAGTTAAAGCGGAATTACGATCGAGAAGACTGCAAAGGTGATtgggggagagagagaaagagagagagaaacagagaaaggAAGAGGATCGGATATGGGCGAAAATATGGTAAGGGGCGTTTTAAACGGAAGAGAGGTGTTCGATAAGAAAAGGATGAGTTAAGAACGAGCAAAATGTCACGTCCTTAATGACgaaaggaggaggaggagaaagagaaaaaaagaaccgTGGTCTACGCAGACAGGAAATGAGAAGAAAGGGATTGGTAAGGTGTTGTAGCGCATCGGCGACTGAATAAACGAGAAGAGCTTAGTGGGCAGAGAAGTTAAGATCCAGATAGAGAGAGGATTTTCTGCCTGTGACAGGATAACGCTTTCGACGAGTATTCATACATTTTCGACGCTTTAAAACCGTATGATAAATATAGCTCACGTTTCGAAAAATATCTTGTTTAACATGCTTTGAATATATCGGGGGTTTGatctaaaatttataaattttcaaatagtcCTCGTTTAAAATGACGCTGTTTTTAACTTTCTTCTTGTAACTATCACGTAACCTAAATAATTTGTAAGCTACATTTTCACAGGTAAACGATTATTACGTTGCTGAAGCAATTTAATGTTAATACAAATTATACAATTACAATGCGAATATGTGACGAAGAAAAGTTCTCGTTTAATTAAATTCCTCAGACACTCGCATATTCGAAAACTATTAAAGGGGTTAATATTTCAAGGTACAAGGATGAAACGATTCGAAATTATCGGGGAGATAAGCTCGCGCCAGTGTTCTATTCCTAGATTATTCCCAAATTGAGATCGAACTAGATAGCTCGAAGAATCCCGTCTACGAAGTTCGCTATTAGATCCTTTAGATCCTCTGCTCGATACCCGTAGAAGCTAACCCGACGAAGGATGGTTAGGATCACCACGTCCTTCGTCCGATCCCTTATTATACTCCCGTGATCCTTATCTCCGAAAACTTGATTCCCACGAGCCCCCATTATAGCTCCTTAGAAATTCCTGCAAAGTAGAGCTTAGCTTCGCGCCGCCGCCCTCACGATCAGCCCCCGATTAAAAATCTATTTGCACGCTCGCGAACCTCGCGTGTTCTATGCGTCTTTTATCGTCTTTCGAGCCAACTGAATTGCTTCGAAGGATAAAGGCTTTTAACTTTGCTCCATCGATTCAACACGGTTTACCGATACGATCGAAGCAAGACAAAGTGTTATCGACTATTTGCTATTGACACTTAATGATGCATCCTTAGCCCTTAACTGCTACCGTGGTATTATAGAATACTCGAGTCACAATTTTACTCCGACATGGCATTATTATAATatcattatattaattatatacatataattacacTATTGTAATtagacatcggggcctttcttttggaatttttgggaagatccccaatactttagtctaaactatttgttatagctgtacttaaatgaTAAGATTTAGAAATAGTTGTTATGATTCAATCCTAATATGTTTGACCGAGATTTGTGACAATGGGCTTGGgttcgaagtgacacaactggtcaccgaacgtagccacggtcacgggataaacgtttttacctaacagagaagtgccaatattgtgggacacacgttgtattaacaatcaaaccTCGGGCAGGAGCAATGTCAGCTCTACGCGGGTCTGCCTAGCAACGGCAGCTGAAATTTTGTTGATATCCCCGGCCAATATGCAACGAACAAACGCGATCGTAAAGAGAGGAAAATTCccatcagtcttttattcttgcgatcaccttggagagtttgCACATCGTCTTTACATGCATTATTATACCGAGCGTCACAGCAAACGTTACtttgtgcttcaaaatatattctacgtttaacaaagagttactccgttgaccgtggattcattattgaacctaagaacatTATCACTAACGTCTCGAGTGTTTAATCACCACGGTTATTTGTCAAATTGTAAAAAAGTCAACATTTATACTAGTAAATATAATCTCTATTGTACAACAATGATGGTTAGtccgaatgaagattcgttacacgcccatgAACC
This sequence is a window from Bombus affinis isolate iyBomAffi1 chromosome 14, iyBomAffi1.2, whole genome shotgun sequence. Protein-coding genes within it:
- the LOC126924178 gene encoding headcase protein isoform X3, with protein sequence MQSCGANGIFSRRLDFSAFNSLPRTKLNSYHIKMEDEGNHGNDDTRCFILSTLAALQWSRVSCVLCRAPMLVFDRYPLVDGTFFLSPRQHSSACAEVKVEGRTQFLSAVCMSCLEGSGGQPVRCRCCTQPWDGSSLVLGTMYSYDIFAAMPCCTERLKCNSCQKPLIYPHQRLNFYSDYSRVFACPHCRAVDAHFVKPLSICFTREQFQLYSQWP